The Desulfurispora thermophila DSM 16022 genome contains a region encoding:
- a CDS encoding HD domain-containing protein, with amino-acid sequence MATKHFHEFRDPLHVFIKIDSDERKVVDSPPFQRLRYIHQLATSYLVYPGAKHTRFEHSLGVMEVASRIYDVVTHPNHIHPLIKEQLPEISHPDKVSYWRRVLRMAALCHDLGHLPFSHAAEKELLPDGWNHETLTVEFIRSDAMRSIWENLTPPLREKDILKLAVGPKKLPGEEFSIWETILAEIIVGNAFGADRIDYLLRDSYYAGVSYGRFDHFRLIDSLRILPAVLDDQGISREPALGVEEGGIHSAEALLLARYFMYTQVYFHPVRRAYDVHLMDFLRAYLPDGHFPVKAGELQLLNDNHYLARLWDIASDKDRPLYYLAERLVNRKHFKLLYSRNPLDICIYPQACEAIYMALQQEFGSEYVRRDAYTEKGTQLEFPVLRNDGSIVSSYVISDVLGNLPVASFDYIFIAPELLSKAEKWLENRKTVILQQAAEELIKSGED; translated from the coding sequence ATGGCAACCAAACACTTTCACGAGTTTCGTGACCCCTTGCATGTCTTTATTAAGATTGACTCCGATGAGAGAAAAGTTGTAGACTCGCCCCCTTTCCAACGTCTCCGTTATATTCATCAATTGGCTACTTCTTACCTTGTGTACCCTGGTGCAAAACACACTCGTTTTGAACACTCACTGGGAGTTATGGAAGTAGCCAGTCGTATCTACGATGTCGTTACGCATCCCAATCACATTCATCCTTTAATTAAAGAGCAATTGCCGGAAATATCACATCCCGACAAAGTGAGTTACTGGCGGCGCGTATTGCGCATGGCGGCGCTCTGCCACGATTTGGGGCATCTTCCCTTTTCCCACGCAGCCGAGAAAGAACTTTTGCCGGATGGTTGGAATCATGAAACGCTCACTGTGGAATTTATTCGCAGTGATGCTATGAGAAGTATCTGGGAAAACCTGACACCTCCGCTGCGGGAGAAAGATATTTTAAAATTGGCGGTTGGGCCCAAAAAATTGCCAGGTGAGGAATTCTCCATCTGGGAGACAATTCTGGCGGAAATAATTGTCGGCAACGCCTTTGGCGCCGACCGAATTGATTATTTACTCAGGGATTCATATTATGCCGGAGTGTCCTACGGTAGGTTCGATCATTTCAGGCTTATCGACAGTTTAAGGATTCTTCCCGCTGTGTTAGACGATCAGGGCATTTCTCGGGAACCGGCTCTGGGTGTGGAAGAAGGAGGTATTCATTCAGCTGAAGCTTTGCTACTAGCCCGTTATTTTATGTACACGCAAGTATACTTTCATCCCGTGAGACGTGCTTACGATGTTCACTTGATGGACTTTTTGCGCGCCTATTTGCCTGATGGTCATTTCCCTGTAAAAGCCGGGGAATTGCAGTTGCTCAACGATAACCATTATCTGGCCCGGCTGTGGGATATTGCATCAGATAAGGACCGTCCGCTTTATTATTTGGCTGAACGGTTGGTTAATAGGAAACACTTTAAACTGTTGTACAGTAGAAACCCTCTGGACATATGCATCTACCCGCAGGCCTGTGAAGCAATTTACATGGCACTACAGCAGGAATTTGGTAGTGAATATGTAAGACGGGACGCCTATACTGAAAAAGGTACGCAGTTGGAGTTTCCGGTTCTACGCAATGATGGTAGTATTGTTTCTTCATATGTTATCTCTGATGTATTGGGGAATTTGCCTGTAGCTTCGTTTGATTATATATTTATTGCGCCGGAGCTGCTATCCAAAGCCGAAAAATGGTTGGAAAACAGAAAAACGGTAATTCTACAGCAAGCGGCAGAGGAGTTGATAAAAAGTGGAGAAGATTGA
- the rplS gene encoding 50S ribosomal protein L19, producing the protein MNLVQSLEKEYLKQEIPAFKPGDTVKVHYKVIEGNRERIQVFEGVVIRRRGGGMSETFTVRRVSYGVGVERTFPLHSPKIDRIEVTRRGRVRRARLYYLRQLRGKAARIKEAGRR; encoded by the coding sequence ATGAACCTGGTGCAGTCTCTGGAAAAAGAGTACTTAAAGCAGGAAATTCCCGCGTTCAAACCCGGCGACACCGTCAAGGTGCACTACAAAGTTATTGAAGGCAACCGGGAGCGGATTCAGGTCTTCGAGGGCGTGGTCATCCGCCGCCGCGGCGGTGGCATGAGCGAGACTTTCACCGTGCGCCGCGTTTCCTACGGCGTGGGCGTGGAAAGAACCTTCCCGCTGCACAGCCCCAAGATCGACCGCATCGAAGTGACAAGGCGCGGCCGGGTACGGCGGGCCAGACTGTACTACCTGCGCCAGCTGCGCGGCAAAGCCGCCCGCATCAAAGAAGCTGGGAGAAGATAA
- the lepB gene encoding signal peptidase I codes for MADILPEKKKKSPAREVLESIVIAVVLAVLIRMFIIQPFYIPSGSMEPNLQINDRIIVSKFTYRFWQPQRGDIVVFKYPLDPSRDFVKRLIAFGGETVAIKDSKLYINGKLQPEPYLPAGLKMADFGPVKVPPGHYWMMGDNRNNSDDSRIWGPLPKENVVGKAVFIYWPIGHIKILR; via the coding sequence ATGGCCGATATTTTACCGGAAAAAAAGAAGAAATCGCCCGCCCGGGAAGTGCTGGAATCCATAGTCATAGCCGTCGTCCTGGCTGTGCTCATCCGCATGTTCATCATCCAGCCCTTCTACATCCCCTCGGGCTCCATGGAGCCCAATTTGCAGATCAACGACCGGATTATCGTCAGCAAGTTCACTTACCGCTTCTGGCAGCCCCAGCGGGGTGACATTGTGGTCTTCAAATACCCTCTGGACCCCTCGCGCGACTTTGTCAAGCGGCTGATCGCCTTCGGTGGGGAAACCGTGGCCATCAAGGACAGCAAGCTGTACATCAACGGCAAACTGCAGCCCGAGCCCTACCTGCCGGCGGGGCTGAAAATGGCCGACTTCGGCCCGGTGAAGGTGCCGCCCGGCCATTACTGGATGATGGGCGACAACCGCAACAACAGCGACGACAGCCGCATCTGGGGCCCCCTGCCCAAAGAGAATGTGGTGGGCAAGGCGGTGTTTATTTACTGGCCGATTGGACATATTAAGATATTGCGCTAA
- the ylqF gene encoding ribosome biogenesis GTPase YlqF, which produces MQIQWYPGHMARARRQVQENLKLVDVAIELLDARIPLSSRNPDIDAILQGYPRLVVLNKADLADPAATAAWREYFTRRGHTALAVDSQRGSGTERIPAAVARLAAPKMAALAARGRRPRPPRCLIVGVPNVGKSSLLNRLAGRKATRTADRPGVTRGPQWVRLPGAVELLDTPGILWPKFTDPAVGLKLALTGAIKEELYNVEECALRLIDYLLLTRPPALADRYGPAGEGTTAVPAGEAGGVPGDVPAGVPDDPWPHLLQSEPSAAARCWLAAIGKRRGLLLPGGRPDPARAAVQLLRDFREGKLGRFTLELCDQ; this is translated from the coding sequence GTGCAGATCCAGTGGTATCCCGGCCATATGGCCAGAGCCCGCCGTCAGGTGCAGGAAAACCTCAAACTGGTGGATGTGGCCATCGAACTGCTGGATGCCCGCATCCCTTTGAGCAGCCGCAATCCGGACATCGACGCCATTTTGCAGGGCTATCCCCGCCTGGTGGTGCTGAACAAGGCCGACCTGGCCGACCCGGCGGCCACCGCCGCCTGGCGGGAATATTTCACCCGGCGGGGGCACACCGCCCTGGCCGTGGACAGCCAGCGCGGCAGTGGCACCGAGCGCATTCCGGCCGCCGTGGCCCGGCTGGCCGCGCCCAAAATGGCCGCCCTGGCCGCCCGGGGCCGCCGTCCCCGGCCGCCCCGCTGCCTGATTGTGGGCGTGCCCAACGTGGGCAAATCCTCCCTGTTAAACCGCCTGGCCGGTCGCAAAGCCACCCGCACCGCCGACCGGCCCGGCGTCACCCGCGGCCCGCAGTGGGTGCGCCTGCCCGGCGCCGTGGAACTGCTGGACACACCGGGCATCCTCTGGCCCAAATTCACCGATCCCGCCGTGGGCCTCAAACTGGCCCTCACCGGGGCGATCAAGGAAGAGCTGTACAATGTGGAAGAATGCGCCCTGCGCCTGATCGACTACCTGCTGCTCACCCGGCCGCCGGCCCTGGCCGACCGCTACGGCCCGGCGGGGGAGGGGACGACCGCCGTACCGGCCGGGGAGGCGGGCGGTGTACCTGGCGATGTGCCGGCCGGCGTACCGGACGACCCCTGGCCGCACCTGCTGCAGAGCGAGCCCTCCGCCGCCGCCCGCTGCTGGCTGGCGGCCATCGGCAAAAGGCGCGGCCTCTTGCTGCCCGGCGGCCGGCCCGATCCGGCCCGCGCCGCCGTACAGCTGCTGCGCGACTTCCGCGAGGGCAAACTGGGGCGATTTACACTGGAGTTGTGTGATCAATAG
- a CDS encoding ribonuclease HII, translated as MSKASEITETSKPSDPPATSENAARNCPAPPEAPESTARPLTGEQFLWQCGLEYIAGVDEAGRGPLAGPVVAAAVILPPGYRLPGLKDSKQLTSRQRQALAAAIQQQALAWNVALATVGEIDQLNILQASLLAMRRAVQGLKIAPQHVLVDGRFTVPGLDLPQTAIVRGDALSACIAAASVLAKVYRDDLMQALHQLYPQYGFDRHKGYPTAAHRAALNRHGPSPVHRRTFRGVCQ; from the coding sequence ATGTCCAAAGCGTCGGAAATTACAGAAACGTCAAAGCCGTCTGACCCGCCAGCAACTTCCGAAAATGCCGCCCGGAACTGCCCGGCGCCGCCGGAGGCTCCCGAAAGCACCGCCCGGCCGCTGACCGGCGAGCAGTTCCTCTGGCAGTGCGGCCTGGAATATATCGCCGGCGTGGACGAAGCCGGGCGCGGCCCCCTGGCCGGACCCGTGGTGGCGGCCGCCGTGATCCTACCGCCCGGCTACCGGCTGCCCGGCCTGAAAGACTCCAAGCAGCTCACCTCCCGGCAGCGGCAGGCTCTGGCCGCCGCCATCCAGCAGCAGGCCCTGGCCTGGAACGTGGCCCTGGCCACCGTGGGCGAGATCGACCAGTTAAATATCCTGCAGGCCAGCCTGCTGGCCATGCGCCGCGCCGTGCAGGGGCTGAAAATAGCCCCCCAGCACGTGCTGGTGGACGGCCGCTTCACCGTGCCCGGCCTGGACCTGCCCCAGACCGCCATAGTGCGGGGTGACGCCTTAAGCGCCTGCATCGCCGCCGCTTCGGTGCTGGCCAAAGTTTACCGCGACGACCTGATGCAGGCCCTGCACCAGCTCTACCCGCAGTACGGTTTCGACCGGCACAAGGGTTACCCCACCGCGGCCCACCGCGCCGCCTTAAACCGGCACGGTCCCAGCCCGGTGCACCGCCGCACTTTCCGGGGCGTATGTCAATAA
- a CDS encoding NADH-quinone oxidoreductase subunit A, which translates to MLSDWGAIAIFLIVGIVFGAGGIITSFIIHPRRTTPQKLEVYECGVDTIGPTWVQFKTSYFLYALLFVIFDVETIYLYPWAVKFTSLGLFAFIEMIIFIFILIVGLWYAWKEGALEWM; encoded by the coding sequence ATGCTTTCCGACTGGGGTGCAATCGCCATCTTCCTCATTGTGGGCATCGTCTTTGGCGCCGGAGGCATCATCACCAGCTTCATCATCCACCCGCGCCGCACCACACCGCAAAAGCTGGAAGTCTACGAATGCGGCGTGGACACCATCGGCCCCACCTGGGTGCAGTTCAAAACCAGCTACTTCCTGTACGCCCTGCTCTTCGTCATCTTCGACGTGGAAACAATCTACCTGTACCCCTGGGCCGTCAAATTCACCAGCCTGGGACTTTTCGCCTTCATTGAAATGATCATCTTCATCTTCATCCTGATTGTGGGCTTGTGGTACGCCTGGAAGGAAGGAGCATTAGAATGGATGTAA
- a CDS encoding NADH-quinone oxidoreductase subunit B, whose protein sequence is MDVNKEVHPVEKLTKDPAIINEVKRLVYLAPLEKLLNLARAHSLWPLGFGLACCAIEGLMAANMARFDLSRFGYEVMRGSPRQADVMLVAGTITKKAAPFVVRLYEQMPEPKWVIAMGSCAISGGPFVDSYHVVPGADKLIPVDVYVPGCPPRPEAVIEAYLMLKEKILNPKVVNQIRGPKAITG, encoded by the coding sequence ATGGATGTAAACAAAGAAGTCCATCCGGTGGAAAAGCTGACCAAAGACCCGGCCATCATCAATGAAGTGAAGCGCCTGGTCTATCTGGCACCGCTGGAAAAACTGCTGAACCTGGCCCGGGCCCACTCTCTCTGGCCGCTGGGCTTCGGCCTGGCCTGCTGTGCCATCGAGGGCCTGATGGCCGCCAACATGGCCCGTTTCGACCTCTCCCGCTTCGGTTACGAGGTTATGCGCGGCTCGCCGCGCCAGGCCGACGTGATGCTGGTGGCCGGCACCATCACCAAAAAGGCCGCTCCCTTTGTGGTGCGCCTGTACGAACAGATGCCCGAACCCAAGTGGGTGATCGCCATGGGCAGCTGTGCCATTTCGGGCGGCCCCTTTGTGGACTCCTATCACGTGGTGCCCGGGGCGGACAAACTCATCCCCGTGGATGTTTACGTGCCCGGTTGCCCGCCGCGGCCCGAGGCCGTCATCGAGGCCTACCTGATGTTGAAAGAAAAAATCCTCAATCCCAAGGTGGTGAACCAGATCCGTGGCCCAAAAGCAATTACCGGCTGA
- a CDS encoding NADH-quinone oxidoreductase subunit C, whose protein sequence is MAQKQLPAELLAALSEKFPGLQVAENQVITVDAARLLPLMQELKENPDYAMDYLTNLTGVDYADRFEMVYNLISFEHGYELMVKCPLPDKENPSVPSLCPLWGGANWQEREVYDLMGINFTGYPGHPTRIFLEDNFPGHPLRKDFQWEGGREA, encoded by the coding sequence GTGGCCCAAAAGCAATTACCGGCTGAACTGCTGGCAGCTTTAAGCGAAAAATTCCCCGGCCTGCAGGTGGCGGAGAACCAGGTGATCACGGTGGACGCCGCCCGGCTCCTGCCTTTGATGCAGGAACTGAAAGAAAACCCGGATTACGCCATGGATTACCTCACCAACCTCACCGGGGTGGATTACGCCGATCGTTTCGAAATGGTTTACAATTTGATTTCCTTTGAGCACGGTTACGAACTGATGGTCAAATGCCCCCTGCCGGACAAGGAAAACCCGTCCGTGCCCTCGCTCTGCCCGCTCTGGGGCGGTGCCAACTGGCAGGAGCGCGAGGTCTACGACCTGATGGGCATCAACTTCACCGGTTACCCGGGTCACCCCACGCGCATTTTCCTGGAAGATAATTTCCCGGGTCATCCGCTGCGCAAGGACTTTCAGTGGGAAGGGGGCAGAGAGGCGTGA
- a CDS encoding NADH-quinone oxidoreductase subunit D, with the protein MKTQTYVLNLGPQHPSTHGVFRIILELDGETVVKATPVPGYLHRGIEKLAEARTYTQVIPYTDRMDYLASMLMNWGYVAAVEKLMGIQVPERAEYIRVIVGELSRIASHLVATGAYGADIGGLTAFIYTFRDREDVLDMLEMICGSRMTFSYFRIGGVAEDLPEEFYPKIKEFIAKFPACCDEYDGLITGNEIFQARTKFVGVIPPEVAINYSLSGPVLRASGVNFDLRKNRPYSVYDRFDFEVPLGKNGDCFDRFRLRILEMRQSIRIIEQALEQMPEGEIMARVPKVIKPPVGDAYAEIESSKGIYGAYVVSDGSTKPYRVHFRRPSFINLGYLGKLCEGWKIADVIAILGSIDIVLGEVDC; encoded by the coding sequence GTGAAAACCCAAACCTATGTACTGAACCTGGGCCCCCAGCACCCCAGTACCCACGGCGTCTTCCGCATTATTCTGGAACTGGACGGTGAAACCGTGGTCAAGGCCACGCCCGTGCCGGGCTACCTGCACCGCGGCATTGAAAAGCTGGCCGAGGCCCGCACCTACACCCAGGTCATCCCGTACACCGACCGCATGGACTATCTGGCTTCCATGCTCATGAACTGGGGCTATGTGGCTGCGGTGGAAAAGCTCATGGGCATCCAGGTGCCCGAACGGGCCGAGTACATCCGTGTGATTGTGGGTGAACTTTCCCGGATCGCCAGCCACCTGGTGGCCACCGGCGCCTACGGTGCCGACATCGGTGGCCTCACCGCCTTCATCTACACCTTCCGCGACCGGGAAGATGTGCTGGACATGCTGGAAATGATCTGCGGCTCGCGCATGACTTTCAGCTACTTCCGGATCGGTGGCGTGGCCGAGGACCTGCCGGAAGAGTTCTATCCGAAAATCAAGGAGTTTATTGCCAAGTTCCCGGCCTGCTGCGACGAGTACGACGGCCTGATCACGGGCAACGAGATCTTCCAGGCCCGGACCAAGTTCGTGGGCGTCATCCCGCCCGAAGTAGCCATCAATTACAGCCTGAGCGGCCCGGTGCTGCGGGCCAGCGGTGTCAATTTCGACCTGCGCAAAAACCGGCCCTACAGCGTCTATGACCGCTTTGACTTTGAAGTGCCTCTGGGTAAAAACGGCGACTGCTTCGACCGCTTCCGCCTGCGCATTCTGGAGATGCGCCAGTCCATCCGCATCATCGAGCAGGCGCTGGAACAAATGCCGGAAGGCGAGATCATGGCCAGGGTGCCCAAGGTGATCAAGCCTCCGGTGGGCGATGCCTACGCCGAAATCGAGAGCTCCAAGGGAATATACGGCGCCTACGTCGTCAGCGACGGCTCCACCAAACCGTACCGCGTGCATTTCCGCCGCCCCTCCTTCATCAACCTGGGCTACCTGGGCAAGCTGTGCGAAGGCTGGAAGATAGCCGACGTGATTGCCATCCTGGGTAGCATCGACATCGTGCTGGGCGAAGTGGACTGCTAG
- the nuoH gene encoding NADH-quinone oxidoreductase subunit NuoH: MGENLFTGIAAGLRGALEGLGLPALGADTVVMVVKLLAILVFILVNALWLVYMERRVAAFIQCRLGPNRVGPKGLLQTTADIGKLLAKEIILPKHADKVVFLLAAALIFAPPFMIYAVVPFGENMAAVDMNIGVFYFLAVASLSTIIFWMAGWSSNNKYSLIGGMRVVAQMVSYELPLVLALLGVVMITGTLNMSEVVNAQKNIWFIFTQPLAFLIYFIAGVSETNRTPFDLVEGESEIIAGPYTEYSGMGFAMFFLAEYANVMLVSAMCTVMFLGGWLAPFGLTFIPSWVWFFLKMYVMIFIFMWIRWTYPRIRVDQLMGFGWKVLVPLSLANIFITGVGMYLYRAIGW; the protein is encoded by the coding sequence ATGGGTGAAAATCTTTTTACAGGGATAGCCGCCGGACTGCGCGGTGCGCTGGAAGGGCTGGGCCTGCCCGCCCTGGGTGCCGACACCGTGGTCATGGTGGTCAAGCTGCTGGCTATCCTGGTGTTTATTCTGGTTAACGCGCTCTGGCTGGTGTACATGGAGCGCCGGGTGGCCGCCTTTATCCAGTGCCGTCTGGGCCCCAACCGGGTTGGTCCCAAGGGTCTCTTGCAGACCACGGCCGACATCGGCAAGCTGCTGGCCAAGGAGATCATCCTGCCCAAACACGCCGACAAGGTGGTCTTTTTGCTGGCGGCCGCTCTGATCTTTGCGCCGCCCTTCATGATTTACGCCGTGGTGCCCTTCGGGGAAAACATGGCCGCGGTGGACATGAACATCGGCGTGTTTTACTTCCTGGCGGTGGCCTCCCTGTCCACCATCATCTTCTGGATGGCGGGCTGGTCCTCCAATAACAAATACTCGCTCATCGGCGGCATGCGTGTGGTGGCGCAGATGGTCAGCTATGAGCTCCCGCTGGTGCTGGCCCTGCTGGGCGTGGTCATGATCACGGGTACGCTGAATATGTCCGAAGTGGTGAACGCCCAGAAAAACATCTGGTTTATCTTTACCCAGCCCCTGGCCTTTTTGATTTACTTCATCGCCGGCGTATCCGAAACCAACCGCACTCCCTTCGACCTGGTGGAAGGGGAATCCGAGATCATCGCCGGTCCCTACACCGAGTACAGCGGGATGGGTTTTGCCATGTTCTTCCTGGCCGAGTACGCCAACGTGATGCTGGTTTCGGCCATGTGCACCGTGATGTTCCTGGGCGGCTGGCTGGCCCCCTTCGGCCTGACCTTCATCCCGTCCTGGGTCTGGTTCTTCCTCAAGATGTACGTCATGATCTTCATCTTCATGTGGATTCGCTGGACTTACCCGCGCATCCGGGTTGACCAGCTGATGGGCTTCGGCTGGAAGGTGCTGGTGCCCCTGTCGCTGGCCAACATCTTTATTACCGGGGTAGGCATGTACCTCTACCGGGCGATTGGGTGGTGA
- a CDS encoding NuoI/complex I 23 kDa subunit family protein — protein MFGQGLLKGLQITWGWFFRKKVTVEYPDEKIPMAPRFHGRFQLDVDKCIACGLCANACPNKVIQLERTKVGNKQYLTKYIMRIEYCLFCGLCVESCNKDALKFTNVIDMNQYTREWVRLTLVDRPAPPPEVVAQAEAEAKAAAEKAAAAKAAAAAKDAAAKEKPVAKAKEGAPAKEGK, from the coding sequence ATGTTCGGACAAGGGTTACTGAAAGGACTGCAGATTACCTGGGGCTGGTTCTTCCGTAAAAAAGTGACGGTGGAATACCCCGATGAGAAAATACCCATGGCTCCCCGCTTTCACGGCCGCTTCCAGCTGGATGTGGACAAGTGCATCGCCTGCGGGCTGTGCGCCAACGCCTGTCCCAACAAAGTCATTCAGTTGGAGCGCACCAAAGTGGGCAACAAGCAGTACCTCACCAAATACATCATGCGCATCGAGTACTGCCTGTTCTGCGGCCTGTGTGTGGAGTCCTGCAACAAGGACGCTTTGAAATTCACCAATGTGATTGACATGAACCAGTACACCCGCGAGTGGGTGCGCCTTACCCTGGTGGACCGTCCGGCACCGCCGCCCGAAGTAGTGGCCCAGGCCGAGGCCGAGGCCAAAGCCGCGGCGGAGAAGGCTGCTGCCGCCAAGGCCGCCGCTGCCGCCAAAGACGCTGCGGCAAAAGAAAAACCGGTGGCCAAAGCCAAAGAGGGCGCCCCGGCCAAGGAGGGTAAGTAG
- a CDS encoding NADH-quinone oxidoreductase subunit J family protein has translation MESSIWTVLAFYILAATIVGSALLVVCLRNIVHSVLWLAVCFIAMAGLFLTLDADFLAAVQVMVYAGAVCIMVVFGIMLIQRGNMGQTNLFNSQTKVSAAVVALVITLCGALSARTQWATAGAPVPEKTVENIAQLLLSKYVIPFEVAALLLLVALVGAIFLAREVKE, from the coding sequence ATGGAAAGCAGTATCTGGACTGTGCTGGCCTTTTACATCCTGGCCGCTACCATCGTGGGCTCGGCCCTGTTAGTGGTGTGCCTGCGCAACATCGTCCATTCCGTGCTCTGGCTGGCCGTGTGTTTCATTGCCATGGCCGGGCTGTTCCTCACCCTGGACGCCGACTTCCTGGCTGCCGTGCAGGTCATGGTTTACGCCGGCGCCGTATGCATCATGGTGGTTTTCGGTATCATGCTTATTCAGCGCGGCAACATGGGCCAGACCAACCTGTTCAACAGCCAGACCAAAGTCTCGGCCGCCGTGGTGGCCCTGGTGATCACCCTGTGCGGGGCGCTTTCCGCCCGCACCCAGTGGGCGACGGCCGGTGCGCCCGTGCCCGAGAAAACCGTGGAAAATATCGCGCAGCTGCTGCTCAGCAAATATGTCATTCCCTTTGAGGTGGCCGCGCTCCTGTTGCTGGTGGCTCTGGTGGGGGCCATCTTCCTGGCCCGGGAGGTGAAGGAGTAA
- the nuoK gene encoding NADH-quinone oxidoreductase subunit NuoK, with translation MQPLSIGLVHYTVLSAILFGIGLFGVLAKKNAVSVLICIELMLNAVNINLIAFSKFVTPGDFIGQIFAIFVITVAAAEVGVGLAIIIAIYRNKLTVNLDEFDWLKW, from the coding sequence ATGCAACCTTTAAGCATTGGCCTGGTGCACTACACCGTGCTGTCGGCCATTCTCTTCGGCATCGGCCTTTTTGGCGTGCTGGCCAAAAAGAACGCGGTTTCCGTGCTCATCTGCATTGAGCTCATGCTCAACGCGGTCAATATCAACCTGATTGCTTTTAGCAAATTCGTGACACCGGGCGATTTCATCGGTCAGATCTTCGCCATCTTTGTCATCACAGTGGCCGCCGCCGAAGTGGGCGTGGGCCTGGCCATCATTATCGCCATCTACCGGAACAAGCTCACCGTCAACCTGGACGAGTTTGACTGGCTGAAGTGGTAA